A stretch of Pseudochaenichthys georgianus chromosome 2, fPseGeo1.2, whole genome shotgun sequence DNA encodes these proteins:
- the map4k4 gene encoding mitogen-activated protein kinase kinase kinase kinase 4 isoform X10: protein MANDSPAKSLVDIDLASLRDPAGIFELVEVVGNGTYGQVYKGRHVKTGQLAAIKVMDVTEDEEEEIKLEINMLKKYSHHRNIATYYGAFIKKSPPGHDDQLWLVMEFCGAGSITDLVKNTKGNQLKEDWIAYISREILRGLAHLHAHHVIHRDIKGQNVLLTENAEVKLVDFGVSAQLDRTVGRRNTFIGTPYWMAPEVIACDENPDATYDYRSDLWSTGITAIEMAEGAPPLCDMHPMRALFLIPRNPPPRLKSKKWSKKFISFIEGSLVKNYTQRPPTEQLLKHPFIRDQPNERQVRIQLKDHIDRTKKKRGEKDETEYEYSGSEEEEEDPPEQEGEPSSIVNQPGESTLRRDFIRLQQENKERSEALRRQQHLQEQQLREQEEYKRQLLAERQKRIEQQKEQRRRLEEQQRREREMRRQQEREQRRREQEDKRRVEEMDRRRKEEEERRRADDEKRRNDREQDYIRRQLEEEQRHLEMLQEQLLREQAMLLLAQVCPADSSSRLAPSHRPHALQQEFKWRELEEQRKAERLHQRLQQEQAYLLSLQHQPNKTTPPQTSTLPPDRALPSPPHAQVLDAAVSVAKGSYESSRDLDSIPSDKSQSTDSDETCPNQLSNPPTPSQTEPPHSEPPQAESLEPDRPVSPPPQPIREADERYRKNIQGSPQVAPPPKQPPLPPRSSEPFSNGGPSSSEAVAMQRPMEPQVQWSHLAALKSSISTAPSPPLPPPPPPVTVSRSQSFSEPAGVNSSFAQLQLDPQQHPSPARTDPQPPLHHPQGLSRAEPQVSGEEVPPKVPVRTTSRSPVLSRRESPLPQQPGIAAGPRVAAGVEQRPLWDRVEKLQPRPGSGSSSGSSNSSSQASPGDRFRPRSSSKSEGSPLQRPENVPKKPDEKNLARPTRPADLTALAKELRAVDDPRPPHKVTDYSSSSEDSGTTDEEDDEEVDQEAGEESTSGPEDSRAGFPHGFRRRMSNGETESAKTMLVEDSENEKGMTSSKDGTLVIRQSTADIKRLVNLSSSSSSSPSAGHVHGQPQTPGLAEKNGFAGRIHHLPDLIQQSHHSPSSTTTIPSSPPSSPSFPSSSSYASPAMSPQTPLDTLTAMESQSESNSMSKHKSSSSFTPFIDPRLLQISPSSGSSLNNIAFGPDGRLADPLKADPSRKGSVVNVNPVNTRPPSDTPEIRKYKKRFNSEILCAALWGVNLLVGTESGLMLLDRSGQGKVYPLINRRRIQQMDVLEGLNVLVTISGKKNKLRVYYLSWLRNKILHNDPEVEKKQGWVNVGELEGCVHYKVVKYERIKFLVLALKNAVEVYAWAPKPYHKFMAFKSFGDLVHKPLLVDLTVEEGQRLKVIYGSCSGFHAVDVDSGAVYDIYLPTHIQTSIQCHAIIILPNTDGIELLVCYEDEGVYVNTYGRITKDVVLQWGEMPTSVAYIRSNQIMGWGEKAIEIRSVETGHLDGVFMHKRAQRLKFLCERNDKVFFASVRTGGASQVYFMTLGRSSLMSW, encoded by the exons GGACGACATGTCAAGACTGGACAGCTGGCTGCCATCAAAGTCATGGACGTCACGGAG gatgaagaggaggaaatTAAACTGGAGATCAATATGCTGAAGAAGTATTCCCACCACCGAAACATAGCCACCTACTACGGTGCTTTCATTAAGAAGAGCCCCCCGGGACACGATGACCAGCTCTGG TTGGTGATGGAGTTCTGTGGAGCTGGGTCCATCACAGACCTGGTGAAGAACACGAAGGGGAACCAGCTGAAGGAAGACTGGATCGCCTACATCTCCAGAGAGATCCTTAGG GGTCTGGCCCACCTTCACGCCCACCACGTCATCCACCGTGACATCAAGGGTCAAAACGTCCTGTTGACTGAGAATGCAGAAGTGAAACTGG TGGACTTTGGTGTCAGTGCTCAGCTGGATCGGACCGTGGGGAGGAGGAACACCTTCATCGGGACGCCTTACTGGATGGCCCCTGAGGTCATCGCTTGCGACGAGAACCCAGACGCGACATACGACTACAGA AGCGATCTGTGGTCTACTGGCATCACAGCTATTGAGATGGCTGAAGGAGCGCCAC CACTTTGCGACATGCACCCAATGCGTGCGCTCTTCCTCATTCCCAGAAACCCTCCCCCCAGGCTCAAGTCTAAAAAATG GTCCAAAAAGTTCATCAGTTTCATCGAGGGCTCTCTGGTGAAGAACTACACGCAGCGGCCCCCCACGGAGCAGCTGCTGAAGCACCCCTTCATCCGAGACCAGCCCAACGAGAGGCAAGTCCGCATCCAGCTCAAAGACCACATCGACCGCACCAAGAAGAAGAGGGGGGAGAAAG ATGAGACGGAGTACGAGTACAGTGgcagtgaggaggaggaagaggacccCCCAGAGCAGGAGGGAGAGCCCAG CTCCATTGTCAATCAGCCAGGGGAATCCACGCTGCGCCGCGACTTCATCCGCCTGCAGCAGGAGAACAAGGAGCGCTCGGAGGCGCTGCGCCGCCAGCAGCACCTCCAGGAGCAGCAGCTCCGAGAGCAGGAGGAGTACAAGCGCCAGCTGCTGGCCGAGAGGCAGAAGCGCATCGAGCAGCAGAAGGAGCAGAGGAGGCGGCTGGAGGAG CAACAGCGTCGCGAGCGCGAGATGAGGAGGCAGCAGGAGCGAGAGCAGCGCCGCCGCGAGCAGGAGGACAAGAGGCGTGTCGAGGAGATGGATCGCAGACGTAAAGAAGAGGAAGAGCGCCGGCGGGCTGACGACGAGAAGAGGAGGAATGATCGGGAGCAG GATTACATCAGGCGCCAGCTGGAGGAGGAGCAGAGACACCTGGAGATGCTGCAGGAGCAGCTGCTGCGGGAACAGGCCATGCTGCTg TTGGCACAGGTTTGTCCGGCCGACAGCAGCTCTCGCCTCGCCCCCTCGCATCGACCCCACGCTCTGCAACAGGAGTTCAAGTGGCGGGAGCTGGAGGAGCAGCGCAAGGCCGAGCGTCTCCACCAGCGGCTGCAGCAGGAGCAGGCCTACCTGCTGTCGCTGCAGCACCAACCCAACAAGACCACGCCTCCACAGACCTCCACCCTGCCCCCTGACAGAGCCCTCCCCTCACCCCCTCACGCGCAGGTCCTCGACGCTGCTGTTTCCGTAGCAAAAGGCTCCTACGAGTCCTCCAGAGACCTTGACTCAATCCCCTCAGACAAATCCCAGAGCACCGACTCCGATGAGACTTGTCCAAACCAGCTCTcaaacccccccaccccctctcaGACTGAACCCCCTCACTCTGAACCTCCCCAGGCAGAGAGTCTGGAGCCCGATAGGCCGGTCAGTCCTCCtcctcagccaatcagagag GCAGACGAGAGGTACCGTAAGAACATTCAGGGCTCCCCTCAGGTCGCCCCCCCTCCCAAGCAGCCCCCTCTGCCTCCCCGATCCTCTGAACCTTTCTCCAACGGCGGCCCCTCCTCCTCCGAGGCCGTGGCCATGCAACGACCCATGGAGCCTCAG GTCCAGTGGTCCCACCTGGCTGCGTTAAAAAGCAGCATCAGCACCgccccctctcctcctcttcctcctcctcctccgcccgTGACGGTCTCTCGCTCGCAGTCCTTCAGCGAGCCCGCCGGCGTGAACTCTAGCTTTGCACAACTCCAGCTGGACCCCCAGCAGCACCCATCGCCCGCACGCACTGACCCCCAGCCTCCCCTCCACCACCCTCAGGGTCTCAGTAGGGCCGAGCCCCAGGTCAGCGGAGAGGAAGTTCCTCCCAAG GTACCGGTCAGGACCACCTCCAGGTCTCCAGTGCTGTCGCGCCGAGAGTCCCCTCTGCCCCAGCAGCCCGGGATCGCTGCCGGACCGAGGGTCGCTGCAGG TGTGGAGCAGCGGCCTCTGTGGGACCGGGTGGAGAAGCTGCAGCCGCGACCCGGCAGCGGCAGCTCCTCGGGATCCTCCAACTCCAGCTCTCAGGCCAGCCCTGGGGACCGCTTCAGGCCACGCT CTTCCTCCAAATCTGAAGGATCGCCTCTCCAGCGGCCTGAAAATGTTCCAAAGAAACCAGATGAAAAGAACCTGGCCAGGCCGACTCGACCAGCT GATCTGACAGCGCTTGCCAAGGAGCTTCGAGCAGTGGACGACCCGAGGCCTCCCCACAAGGTCACCGACTATTCCTCCTCCAGCGAGGACTCGGGCACCACCGACGAGGAAGACGACGAGGAGGTGGACCAGGAGGCGGGGGAGGAGTCCACCTCAGGACCCGAGGACTCCAGGGCTGG ATTTCCCCATGGCTTCCGCAGGAGGATGAGCAACGGGGAGACGGAGTCGGCTAAGACGATGCTGGTGGAGGACTCGGAGAACGAGAAAGGCATGACGTCTTCCAAGGACGGCACGCTGGTCATCAGACAG AGCACCGCTGACATTAAGCGGTTGGTCAatctctcctcttcctcgtcTTCCTCACCCTCGGCTGGTCACGTCCACGGCCAGCCCCAGACCCCCGGCCTCGCGGAGAAAAACGGCTTTGCCGGCCGCATTCACCACCTACCAGACCTTATCCAGCAGAGCCATcactccccctcctccaccacaaccatcccttcctcccccccctcctctccctccttccCCTCATCATCGAGCTATGCCAGTCCTGCCATGTCCCCACAGACCCCCCTGGACACGCTCACTGCCATGGAG TCCCAGTCAGAAAGCAACTCCATGTCCAAACACAAGTCTTCCTCTTCCTTCACTCCGTTCATCGACCCTCGTCTTCTCCAGATCTCTCCATCCAGCGGCAGCTCCCTCAACAACATTG CATTTGGGCCCGATGGACGCCTGGCCGACCCGCTGAAGGCCGACCCGTCCCGCAAAGGCTCCGTTGTCAACGTCAACCCGGTCAACACGCGGCCGCCCAGCGACACGCCGGAGATCCGCAAGTACAAGAAGAGGTTCAACTCCGAGATCCTGTGTGCTGCTCTCTGGG GAGTGAACCTGCTGGTGGGGACGGAGAGCGGGCTGATGCTGCTGGACCGGAGCGGACAGGGGAAGGTCTACCCTCTGATCAACAGGAGACGCATCCAGCAGATGGACGTCCTGGAGGGACTCAATGTCCTGGTCACGATATCGG GTAAGAAGAACAAGCTGAGAGTGTACTACCTGTCGTGGCTGAGGAACAAGATTTTGCACAACGACCCCGAGGTGGAGAAGAAGCAGGGCTGGGTGAATGTGGGCGAGCTGGAGGGCTGCGTCCACTACAAAGTCG TGAAGTATGAGAGGATTAAGTTCTTGGTGCTGGCTCTGAAGAACGCTGTGGAGGTGTACGCCTGGGCCCCCAAACCCTACCACAAGTTCATGGCGTTTAAG TCTTTTGGTGATCTGGTGCACAAGCCTCTGCTGGTGGACCTGACTGTGGAGGAAGGTCAGAGGTTAAAGGTCATCTACGGCTCCTGTTCAGGCTTCCATGCTGTGGATGTGGACTCTGGCGCCGTCTACGACATCTACCTGCCCACACAT ATCCAGACCAGCATTCAGTGCCACGCCATCATCATCCTGCCCAACACGGACGGCATCGAGCTGCTGGTGTGCTACGAGGACGAGGGCGTCTACGTCAACACCTACGGCCGCATCACCAAGGACGTGGTGCTGCAGTGGGGAGAAATGCCAACTTCAGTGG CCTACATTAGGTCAAACCAGATCATGGGCTGGGGCGAGAAGGCCATAGAGATCCGCTCCGTGGAGACGGGTCACCTGGACGGCGTCTTCATGCACAAGAGAGCCCAGAGACTCAAGTTCCTGTGTGAGAGGAACGACAAG GTCTTCTTTGCCTCTGTGCGCACTGGAGGCGCCAGCCAGGTGTATTTCATGACCCTGGGTCGCTCCTCCCTCATGAGCTGGTAG
- the map4k4 gene encoding mitogen-activated protein kinase kinase kinase kinase 4 isoform X5 encodes MANDSPAKSLVDIDLASLRDPAGIFELVEVVGNGTYGQVYKGRHVKTGQLAAIKVMDVTEDEEEEIKLEINMLKKYSHHRNIATYYGAFIKKSPPGHDDQLWLVMEFCGAGSITDLVKNTKGNQLKEDWIAYISREILRGLAHLHAHHVIHRDIKGQNVLLTENAEVKLVDFGVSAQLDRTVGRRNTFIGTPYWMAPEVIACDENPDATYDYRSDLWSTGITAIEMAEGAPPLCDMHPMRALFLIPRNPPPRLKSKKWSKKFISFIEGSLVKNYTQRPPTEQLLKHPFIRDQPNERQVRIQLKDHIDRTKKKRGEKDETEYEYSGSEEEEEDPPEQEGEPSSIVNQPGESTLRRDFIRLQQENKERSEALRRQQHLQEQQLREQEEYKRQLLAERQKRIEQQKEQRRRLEEQQRREREMRRQQEREQRRREQEDKRRVEEMDRRRKEEEERRRADDEKRRNDREQDYIRRQLEEEQRHLEMLQEQLLREQAMLLLAQVCPADSSSRLAPSHRPHALQQEFKWRELEEQRKAERLHQRLQQEQAYLLSLQHQPNKTTPPQTSTLPPDRALPSPPHAQVLDAAVSVAKGSYESSRDLDSIPSDKSQSTDSDETCPNQLSNPPTPSQTEPPHSEPPQAESLEPDRPVSPPPQPIREADERYRKNIQGSPQVAPPPKQPPLPPRSSEPFSNGGPSSSEAVAMQRPMEPQVPVRTTSRSPVLSRRESPLPQQPGIAAGPRVAAGVEQRPLWDRVEKLQPRPGSGSSSGSSNSSSQASPGDRFRPRCESPASSKSEGSPLQRPENVPKKPDEKNLARPTRPADLTALAKELRAVDDPRPPHKVTDYSSSSEDSGTTDEEDDEEVDQEAGEESTSGPEDSRAGFPHGFRRRMSNGETESAKTMLVEDSENEKGMTSSKDGTLVIRQSTADIKRLVNLSSSSSSSPSAGHVHGQPQTPGLAEKNGFAGRIHHLPDLIQQSHHSPSSTTTIPSSPPSSPSFPSSSSYASPAMSPQTPLDTLTAMESQSESNSMSKHKSSSSFTPFIDPRLLQISPSSGSSLNNIAAFGPDGRLADPLKADPSRKGSVVNVNPVNTRPPSDTPEIRKYKKRFNSEILCAALWGVNLLVGTESGLMLLDRSGQGKVYPLINRRRIQQMDVLEGLNVLVTISGKKNKLRVYYLSWLRNKILHNDPEVEKKQGWVNVGELEGCVHYKVVKYERIKFLVLALKNAVEVYAWAPKPYHKFMAFKSFGDLVHKPLLVDLTVEEGQRLKVIYGSCSGFHAVDVDSGAVYDIYLPTHIQTSIQCHAIIILPNTDGIELLVCYEDEGVYVNTYGRITKDVVLQWGEMPTSVAYIRSNQIMGWGEKAIEIRSVETGHLDGVFMHKRAQRLKFLCERNDKVFFASVRTGGASQVYFMTLGRSSLMSW; translated from the exons GGACGACATGTCAAGACTGGACAGCTGGCTGCCATCAAAGTCATGGACGTCACGGAG gatgaagaggaggaaatTAAACTGGAGATCAATATGCTGAAGAAGTATTCCCACCACCGAAACATAGCCACCTACTACGGTGCTTTCATTAAGAAGAGCCCCCCGGGACACGATGACCAGCTCTGG TTGGTGATGGAGTTCTGTGGAGCTGGGTCCATCACAGACCTGGTGAAGAACACGAAGGGGAACCAGCTGAAGGAAGACTGGATCGCCTACATCTCCAGAGAGATCCTTAGG GGTCTGGCCCACCTTCACGCCCACCACGTCATCCACCGTGACATCAAGGGTCAAAACGTCCTGTTGACTGAGAATGCAGAAGTGAAACTGG TGGACTTTGGTGTCAGTGCTCAGCTGGATCGGACCGTGGGGAGGAGGAACACCTTCATCGGGACGCCTTACTGGATGGCCCCTGAGGTCATCGCTTGCGACGAGAACCCAGACGCGACATACGACTACAGA AGCGATCTGTGGTCTACTGGCATCACAGCTATTGAGATGGCTGAAGGAGCGCCAC CACTTTGCGACATGCACCCAATGCGTGCGCTCTTCCTCATTCCCAGAAACCCTCCCCCCAGGCTCAAGTCTAAAAAATG GTCCAAAAAGTTCATCAGTTTCATCGAGGGCTCTCTGGTGAAGAACTACACGCAGCGGCCCCCCACGGAGCAGCTGCTGAAGCACCCCTTCATCCGAGACCAGCCCAACGAGAGGCAAGTCCGCATCCAGCTCAAAGACCACATCGACCGCACCAAGAAGAAGAGGGGGGAGAAAG ATGAGACGGAGTACGAGTACAGTGgcagtgaggaggaggaagaggacccCCCAGAGCAGGAGGGAGAGCCCAG CTCCATTGTCAATCAGCCAGGGGAATCCACGCTGCGCCGCGACTTCATCCGCCTGCAGCAGGAGAACAAGGAGCGCTCGGAGGCGCTGCGCCGCCAGCAGCACCTCCAGGAGCAGCAGCTCCGAGAGCAGGAGGAGTACAAGCGCCAGCTGCTGGCCGAGAGGCAGAAGCGCATCGAGCAGCAGAAGGAGCAGAGGAGGCGGCTGGAGGAG CAACAGCGTCGCGAGCGCGAGATGAGGAGGCAGCAGGAGCGAGAGCAGCGCCGCCGCGAGCAGGAGGACAAGAGGCGTGTCGAGGAGATGGATCGCAGACGTAAAGAAGAGGAAGAGCGCCGGCGGGCTGACGACGAGAAGAGGAGGAATGATCGGGAGCAG GATTACATCAGGCGCCAGCTGGAGGAGGAGCAGAGACACCTGGAGATGCTGCAGGAGCAGCTGCTGCGGGAACAGGCCATGCTGCTg TTGGCACAGGTTTGTCCGGCCGACAGCAGCTCTCGCCTCGCCCCCTCGCATCGACCCCACGCTCTGCAACAGGAGTTCAAGTGGCGGGAGCTGGAGGAGCAGCGCAAGGCCGAGCGTCTCCACCAGCGGCTGCAGCAGGAGCAGGCCTACCTGCTGTCGCTGCAGCACCAACCCAACAAGACCACGCCTCCACAGACCTCCACCCTGCCCCCTGACAGAGCCCTCCCCTCACCCCCTCACGCGCAGGTCCTCGACGCTGCTGTTTCCGTAGCAAAAGGCTCCTACGAGTCCTCCAGAGACCTTGACTCAATCCCCTCAGACAAATCCCAGAGCACCGACTCCGATGAGACTTGTCCAAACCAGCTCTcaaacccccccaccccctctcaGACTGAACCCCCTCACTCTGAACCTCCCCAGGCAGAGAGTCTGGAGCCCGATAGGCCGGTCAGTCCTCCtcctcagccaatcagagag GCAGACGAGAGGTACCGTAAGAACATTCAGGGCTCCCCTCAGGTCGCCCCCCCTCCCAAGCAGCCCCCTCTGCCTCCCCGATCCTCTGAACCTTTCTCCAACGGCGGCCCCTCCTCCTCCGAGGCCGTGGCCATGCAACGACCCATGGAGCCTCAG GTACCGGTCAGGACCACCTCCAGGTCTCCAGTGCTGTCGCGCCGAGAGTCCCCTCTGCCCCAGCAGCCCGGGATCGCTGCCGGACCGAGGGTCGCTGCAGG TGTGGAGCAGCGGCCTCTGTGGGACCGGGTGGAGAAGCTGCAGCCGCGACCCGGCAGCGGCAGCTCCTCGGGATCCTCCAACTCCAGCTCTCAGGCCAGCCCTGGGGACCGCTTCAGGCCACGCTGTGAGTCCCCTG CTTCCTCCAAATCTGAAGGATCGCCTCTCCAGCGGCCTGAAAATGTTCCAAAGAAACCAGATGAAAAGAACCTGGCCAGGCCGACTCGACCAGCT GATCTGACAGCGCTTGCCAAGGAGCTTCGAGCAGTGGACGACCCGAGGCCTCCCCACAAGGTCACCGACTATTCCTCCTCCAGCGAGGACTCGGGCACCACCGACGAGGAAGACGACGAGGAGGTGGACCAGGAGGCGGGGGAGGAGTCCACCTCAGGACCCGAGGACTCCAGGGCTGG ATTTCCCCATGGCTTCCGCAGGAGGATGAGCAACGGGGAGACGGAGTCGGCTAAGACGATGCTGGTGGAGGACTCGGAGAACGAGAAAGGCATGACGTCTTCCAAGGACGGCACGCTGGTCATCAGACAG AGCACCGCTGACATTAAGCGGTTGGTCAatctctcctcttcctcgtcTTCCTCACCCTCGGCTGGTCACGTCCACGGCCAGCCCCAGACCCCCGGCCTCGCGGAGAAAAACGGCTTTGCCGGCCGCATTCACCACCTACCAGACCTTATCCAGCAGAGCCATcactccccctcctccaccacaaccatcccttcctcccccccctcctctccctccttccCCTCATCATCGAGCTATGCCAGTCCTGCCATGTCCCCACAGACCCCCCTGGACACGCTCACTGCCATGGAG TCCCAGTCAGAAAGCAACTCCATGTCCAAACACAAGTCTTCCTCTTCCTTCACTCCGTTCATCGACCCTCGTCTTCTCCAGATCTCTCCATCCAGCGGCAGCTCCCTCAACAACATTG CAGCATTTGGGCCCGATGGACGCCTGGCCGACCCGCTGAAGGCCGACCCGTCCCGCAAAGGCTCCGTTGTCAACGTCAACCCGGTCAACACGCGGCCGCCCAGCGACACGCCGGAGATCCGCAAGTACAAGAAGAGGTTCAACTCCGAGATCCTGTGTGCTGCTCTCTGGG GAGTGAACCTGCTGGTGGGGACGGAGAGCGGGCTGATGCTGCTGGACCGGAGCGGACAGGGGAAGGTCTACCCTCTGATCAACAGGAGACGCATCCAGCAGATGGACGTCCTGGAGGGACTCAATGTCCTGGTCACGATATCGG GTAAGAAGAACAAGCTGAGAGTGTACTACCTGTCGTGGCTGAGGAACAAGATTTTGCACAACGACCCCGAGGTGGAGAAGAAGCAGGGCTGGGTGAATGTGGGCGAGCTGGAGGGCTGCGTCCACTACAAAGTCG TGAAGTATGAGAGGATTAAGTTCTTGGTGCTGGCTCTGAAGAACGCTGTGGAGGTGTACGCCTGGGCCCCCAAACCCTACCACAAGTTCATGGCGTTTAAG TCTTTTGGTGATCTGGTGCACAAGCCTCTGCTGGTGGACCTGACTGTGGAGGAAGGTCAGAGGTTAAAGGTCATCTACGGCTCCTGTTCAGGCTTCCATGCTGTGGATGTGGACTCTGGCGCCGTCTACGACATCTACCTGCCCACACAT ATCCAGACCAGCATTCAGTGCCACGCCATCATCATCCTGCCCAACACGGACGGCATCGAGCTGCTGGTGTGCTACGAGGACGAGGGCGTCTACGTCAACACCTACGGCCGCATCACCAAGGACGTGGTGCTGCAGTGGGGAGAAATGCCAACTTCAGTGG CCTACATTAGGTCAAACCAGATCATGGGCTGGGGCGAGAAGGCCATAGAGATCCGCTCCGTGGAGACGGGTCACCTGGACGGCGTCTTCATGCACAAGAGAGCCCAGAGACTCAAGTTCCTGTGTGAGAGGAACGACAAG GTCTTCTTTGCCTCTGTGCGCACTGGAGGCGCCAGCCAGGTGTATTTCATGACCCTGGGTCGCTCCTCCCTCATGAGCTGGTAG